The Bdellovibrio sp. NC01 genome includes the window ACCAACAATACTGGTCATTCGTAACAACAGATTTGAATAAGTCTGCGCAAGGTTCAGAAATCACAGCGAAGACAAGTCCATATAAAGGTCTTCAAGAGTTTGAAGTGGCTGACGGTATTCGTTTGATCCTTCCAACAAACTTGAACTCAGATGTTTTGGCAAACACTGAAATCAAAGCAGGCAATGGTAATACATCTCGCCAAAATGGAGTGTTGGATATTTCCCCAAGTCGCTTCCCGGGTGTTGTGATGGGTGGCCACGGCTATCTGCGTATGCACTGTGTATCTAAATAGTAAGCTGAGTACCTGAGTGCTCAATAAAAAAAAGGAGCTGATATAGCTCCTTTTTTTATTGTTCTTTTAAAGTTAACAACGTGTGTGGTTCTTTTTCATCATCACTTTTACTGCCGGCAAGAAGGAATAATCTTTCTGCTGGAATCTTCTGTGCAATAAGTGCTGTCATCACCGCGCGGCCACGCTCCATGGCTAGATCTTTAAGCTTGTCGTCGCTGACCTGAATTAAGGGTTGCACTTTCTTTTCAAGTTCAACGGCGATGTCTTTGTCGCTTCCAGCATGTGCGGTTTTGTAGTCGGCGATATATTTATTAAGCTCTTCGCTTTTCATTGTCTGCTTTGCCAAATTTACGACGGCATGATCGCGATTGCCGTTGGCTTTTTTTAGTTCCGCTTGCAAGCGAGCATCGTATTCTTCTTCTTGTAAAGTTGCGATGTCAGAATTTTGATACTGCCCTTTGATTTCCAAAGACAAATTCGGACGCTCGTTCAAAGCTTTCGCAAGATTCAGAATCTTCGCGGATTCATTTGTTGTTAAAGAGGCTGCTCCAGGTTCAAAGAAAACCGTCTGTAAATCTTCGCCGCCCCCGAAAGCACTTGATAAGAAATCAAACGGTGCCGCCAAAATATTAACGAACATATTTTTGATCGCAGTCCAAACCAGATTGCCCCACGAAAAAGACGGGGAGTTCACGTCGCCTTCTACCGGAAGTTTGAATTTGATTTGTCCTTTACGATCTTTCATCAACGCTAACGCCAGTTTTAATGGCCAGTGCGGTGCTTTGTCGCTTTCGATCTTGTTACCTAATTCGAACTGATCCAATAGGACTTGGTTTTTGCCTTTAATACGGTGATTCACCAGGACGTAATTAAAATCCAGGAAGAGCTTTCCTTTTTTAATTTCGTATCCTGCAAACACGCCTGCGTAGGGAGTGAATGTCGTCATCTCGATATTGTGGAAGCTCATATCAAGATTCAGACTTGGATATTTCACGCCAGGGATATAGTAACCTTTGCCTTGGAATTTACCGTAATCTTCAACCGCACCAGCGATCGCGACATTGATCTTTTGTTGCGGATCTGGAGAGATCGGTTCAATCGTGCCATTAATACCATGCACGTGCGCGCGGAAGTTGGGACGAATTTGTTCATCGGCGTAGTCAAGTTGACTGTCGATCAATGTCAATTTTCCGACATTAAAATCGAATGCCGGTTTCTTTTCTGCAGTTTCTTTGGCAACCACAGCTTTTTTATTTGCAGGAGCTGTGTTGCTTTTAGCCTTTGGCAGTGGCGGAGGGTTTCGTAAAACCGTGCGATAGTTCAATGTTCCATCTTTACGCAGAATGATTTCTGTATCGAGCTCTTTCAGGATGGCTTCATCGACTTTCACAGACATCGGTGATGTTTGCACTTCGATCTTTTTTAGATCCAAGCGCTTCCATGTCACAACCGGTTGTTCGACTTCTGCTTGATTCAATACCAGATCATGAATATTTGAATCACCATTAAAGATGATATTTCCCTTTTGGTATCGCAGTTTGCCTTTAATGTCTGTCGAGCCTTGTTGCAGCACCAAATAAGTTTTATCAGACAAGTAAGCTGTCAAAAACTCCAAAGGAATTTCTGCCATATCCAG containing:
- a CDS encoding DUF748 domain-containing protein translates to MGLIRFSANTIRNLSLTFVGLVVLYTIAGFFVVPMIAKNEIQKHVAERLGAKPEIKKIKFHPFTFEAAIEGFSLPEPGGKGTRPRLQFDVFYVNLSIWHLLKKEIYLSEVRIKHADGQFTILKNGETNWEIKELPSDKKAEGKKDDKGSDWLLFIEHIKISNSKLNFQDETHNTPLSLPLGPVSLSASDISTHLDSETSINSLAIDVGEKGHVKVSGSMTPKPFSADLNLDMAEIPLEFLTAYLSDKTYLVLQQGSTDIKGKLRYQKGNIIFNGDSNIHDLVLNQAEVEQPVVTWKRLDLKKIEVQTSPMSVKVDEAILKELDTEIILRKDGTLNYRTVLRNPPPLPKAKSNTAPANKKAVVAKETAEKKPAFDFNVGKLTLIDSQLDYADEQIRPNFRAHVHGINGTIEPISPDPQQKINVAIAGAVEDYGKFQGKGYYIPGVKYPSLNLDMSFHNIEMTTFTPYAGVFAGYEIKKGKLFLDFNYVLVNHRIKGKNQVLLDQFELGNKIESDKAPHWPLKLALALMKDRKGQIKFKLPVEGDVNSPSFSWGNLVWTAIKNMFVNILAAPFDFLSSAFGGGEDLQTVFFEPGAASLTTNESAKILNLAKALNERPNLSLEIKGQYQNSDIATLQEEEYDARLQAELKKANGNRDHAVVNLAKQTMKSEELNKYIADYKTAHAGSDKDIAVELEKKVQPLIQVSDDKLKDLAMERGRAVMTALIAQKIPAERLFLLAGSKSDDEKEPHTLLTLKEQ